From the genome of Streptomyces sp. NBC_01341, one region includes:
- a CDS encoding DNA-directed RNA polymerase subunit alpha encodes MLIAQRPSLTEEVVDEFRSRFVIEPLEPGFGYTLGNSLRRTLLSSIPGAAVTSIRIDGVLHEFTTVPGVKEDVTDLILNIKQLVVSSEHDEPVVMYLRKQGPGLVTAADIAPPAGVEVHNPDLVMATLNGKGKLEMELTVERGRGYVSAVQNKQVGQEIGRIPVDSIYSPVLKVTYKVEATRVEQRTDFDKLIVDVETKQAMRPRDAMASAGKTLVELFGLARELNIDAEGIDMGPSPTDAALAADLALPIEELELTVRSYNCLKREGIHSVGELVARSEADLLDIRNFGAKSIDEVKAKLAGMGLALKDSPPGFDPTAAADAFGADDDADAGFVETEQY; translated from the coding sequence ATGCTTATCGCTCAGCGTCCGTCGCTGACCGAAGAGGTCGTCGACGAGTTCCGCTCCCGGTTCGTGATCGAGCCGCTGGAGCCGGGCTTCGGTTACACCCTCGGAAACTCCCTGCGCCGCACGCTCCTCTCCTCGATCCCCGGTGCCGCTGTCACCAGCATCCGGATCGACGGTGTCCTGCACGAGTTCACCACCGTGCCGGGCGTCAAGGAGGACGTCACCGACCTCATCCTCAACATCAAGCAGCTGGTCGTCTCCTCGGAGCACGACGAGCCGGTCGTGATGTACCTGCGCAAGCAGGGTCCCGGTCTGGTCACCGCCGCCGACATCGCCCCGCCGGCCGGTGTCGAGGTCCACAACCCGGACCTGGTCATGGCCACGCTGAACGGCAAGGGCAAGCTGGAGATGGAGCTGACCGTCGAGCGCGGTCGCGGCTACGTCTCCGCCGTCCAGAACAAGCAGGTGGGCCAGGAGATCGGCCGTATTCCGGTCGACTCCATCTACTCCCCGGTGCTCAAGGTCACGTACAAGGTCGAGGCGACCCGTGTCGAGCAGCGCACCGACTTCGACAAGCTGATCGTCGACGTCGAGACCAAGCAGGCCATGCGTCCCCGTGACGCCATGGCGTCGGCCGGTAAGACCCTGGTCGAGCTGTTCGGCCTGGCGCGCGAGCTCAACATCGACGCCGAGGGCATCGACATGGGCCCGTCCCCGACGGACGCCGCGCTCGCCGCCGATCTGGCGCTGCCGATCGAGGAGCTCGAGCTCACGGTCCGTTCGTACAACTGCCTCAAGCGCGAGGGCATCCACTCCGTGGGTGAGCTCGTGGCGCGCTCCGAGGCGGACCTGCTCGACATCCGCAACTTCGGCGCCAAGTCGATCGACGAGGTCAAGGCGAAGCTGGCCGGTATGGGCCTCGCGCTCAAGGACTCGCCTCCCGGCTTCGACCCGACCGCCGCCGCCGACGCCTTCGGCGCCGACGACGACGCGGACGCCGGTTTCGTGGAGACCGAGCAGTACTGA
- the rpsK gene encoding 30S ribosomal protein S11 yields MPPKGRQGAAKKVRRKEKKNVAHGHAHIKSTFNNTIVSITDPSGNVISWASAGHVGFKGSRKSTPFAAQMAAESAARRAQEHGMRKVDVFVKGPGSGRETAIRSLQATGLEVGSIQDVTPTPHNGCRPPKRRRV; encoded by the coding sequence ATGCCCCCCAAGGGTCGTCAGGGCGCAGCCAAGAAGGTGCGTCGCAAGGAAAAGAAGAACGTCGCTCATGGGCACGCCCACATCAAGAGCACGTTCAACAACACCATCGTCTCGATCACGGACCCCTCGGGCAACGTGATCTCCTGGGCCTCCGCCGGCCACGTCGGCTTCAAGGGCTCGCGCAAGTCCACCCCCTTCGCCGCGCAGATGGCCGCCGAGTCGGCCGCCCGCCGCGCGCAGGAGCACGGCATGCGCAAGGTCGACGTCTTCGTCAAGGGTCCCGGCTCCGGCCGTGAGACCGCGATCCGCTCCCTCCAGGCCACGGGCCTCGAGGTCGGTTCGATCCAGGACGTCACCCCGACGCCGCACAACGGCTGCCGTCCGCCGAAGCGTCGCCGCGTCTGA
- the rpsM gene encoding 30S ribosomal protein S13, translated as MARVSGVDIPREKRVEVALTYVFGIGRTRSKEILATTGVNPNTRVRDLAEEDLVKIREYVDANLRTEGDLRREIQGDIRRKIEIGCYQGIRHRRGLPVHGQRTSTNARTRKGPRRAIAGKKKPGKK; from the coding sequence ATGGCACGCGTTTCAGGTGTTGACATCCCGCGCGAAAAGCGCGTGGAGGTTGCCCTCACCTACGTCTTCGGTATCGGGCGCACCCGGTCCAAGGAGATCCTCGCCACCACCGGCGTGAACCCCAACACCCGCGTTCGTGACCTGGCCGAAGAGGACCTGGTCAAGATCCGCGAGTACGTGGACGCCAACCTCCGCACCGAGGGTGACCTTCGCCGCGAGATCCAGGGCGACATTCGCCGCAAGATCGAGATCGGCTGCTACCAGGGCATCCGGCACCGTCGCGGTCTGCCGGTCCACGGTCAGCGCACCAGCACCAACGCGCGTACCCGTAAGGGCCCGCGTCGCGCCATCGCCGGTAAGAAGAAGCCGGGCAAGAAGTAG
- the rpmJ gene encoding 50S ribosomal protein L36: MKVKPSVKKICDKCKVIRRHGRVMVICDNLRHKQRQG, translated from the coding sequence ATGAAGGTCAAGCCGAGCGTCAAGAAGATCTGCGACAAGTGCAAGGTGATCCGCCGTCACGGCCGGGTCATGGTCATCTGCGACAACCTGCGCCACAAGCAGCGCCAGGGCTGA
- the infA gene encoding translation initiation factor IF-1 has product MAKKQGAIEIEGTVIESLPNAMFKVELQNGHKVLAHISGKMRMHYIRILPDDRVVVELSPYDLTRGRIVYRYK; this is encoded by the coding sequence GTGGCCAAGAAGCAAGGTGCCATCGAAATTGAGGGCACCGTGATCGAGTCCCTCCCGAACGCCATGTTCAAGGTGGAACTCCAGAACGGTCACAAGGTCCTCGCGCACATCAGCGGCAAGATGCGGATGCACTACATCCGTATCCTCCCGGATGACCGGGTCGTCGTGGAGCTGTCTCCGTACGACCTGACGCGTGGCCGGATCGTCTACCGCTACAAGTAG
- the map gene encoding type I methionyl aminopeptidase — protein sequence MVQIKTPEQIAKMREAGLVVAAIHAATREAAVPGASTKDLDEVARKVIADHGAKSNFLGYGGFPATICTSVNEVVVHGIPDEKTVLKDGDIISIDAGAIIDGWHGDAAYTAFVGTGHAPELIELSRVTEESMWAGIAAMKVNNRLVDISKAIESYIRRQPRPATGKYGIIEDYGGHGIGTEMHMDPHLLNYVSRKRGKGIKLVPGVCLAIEPMVSLGTPQTKVLADEWTVLTTDGTWSSHWEHSIALTEQGPLVLTAPDCGREKLAQYGVEAAPDPLG from the coding sequence ATGGTGCAGATCAAGACCCCCGAGCAGATCGCGAAGATGCGCGAGGCGGGCCTCGTGGTCGCCGCCATTCACGCCGCGACCCGTGAGGCGGCCGTGCCCGGTGCCAGCACGAAGGACCTCGACGAGGTCGCGCGCAAGGTGATCGCCGATCACGGCGCCAAGTCGAACTTCCTCGGGTACGGCGGATTCCCCGCGACGATCTGCACCTCGGTCAACGAGGTCGTCGTGCACGGCATCCCGGACGAGAAGACCGTCCTCAAGGACGGCGACATCATCTCGATCGACGCCGGCGCGATCATCGACGGCTGGCACGGTGACGCGGCCTACACCGCCTTCGTGGGCACCGGACACGCCCCGGAGCTGATCGAGCTGTCGCGGGTGACCGAGGAGTCCATGTGGGCCGGGATCGCCGCGATGAAGGTGAACAACCGGCTCGTCGACATCTCGAAGGCCATCGAGTCCTACATCCGGCGCCAGCCCCGCCCGGCGACCGGCAAGTACGGGATCATCGAGGACTACGGCGGCCACGGCATCGGCACCGAGATGCACATGGACCCCCACCTGCTGAACTACGTGTCGCGCAAGCGCGGCAAGGGCATCAAGCTCGTCCCGGGTGTCTGCCTGGCCATCGAGCCCATGGTGTCCCTGGGGACGCCGCAGACGAAGGTCCTCGCCGACGAGTGGACGGTCCTCACGACCGACGGGACCTGGTCCTCGCACTGGGAGCACTCGATCGCGCTCACCGAACAGGGCCCGCTGGTGCTGACGGCCCCCGACTGCGGCCGCGAGAAGCTGGCCCAGTACGGCGTGGAGGCGGCGCCGGACCCGCTGGGCTGA
- a CDS encoding adenylate kinase produces the protein MRIVLVGPPGAGKGTQAAFLARNLSIPHISTGDLFRANISQGTDLGKQARAFMDAGQLVPDEVTIAMAKDRMSQPDAENGFLLDGFPRNVGQAVALDEMLHDEGVKLDAVLDLEVPEDEVVKRIAGRRICRNDSAHVFHATYNPPKTEGVCDVCGGELYQRDDDTEETVRTRLEVYHTQTEPIIDYYRSQGLVVTISALGKVTEVTDRAMKALEKSEG, from the coding sequence ATGCGAATCGTCCTCGTCGGGCCGCCCGGTGCCGGCAAGGGAACGCAGGCTGCGTTCCTTGCCAGGAATCTCTCGATTCCGCACATCTCCACGGGCGACCTCTTCCGCGCCAACATCAGCCAGGGCACCGACCTTGGCAAGCAGGCCCGCGCCTTCATGGACGCAGGTCAGCTGGTGCCGGACGAAGTCACCATCGCCATGGCCAAGGACCGTATGTCCCAGCCGGACGCCGAGAACGGCTTCCTGCTGGACGGCTTCCCGCGCAATGTGGGCCAGGCCGTCGCGCTGGACGAGATGCTTCACGACGAGGGCGTCAAGCTGGACGCGGTTCTCGACCTCGAGGTCCCCGAGGACGAGGTGGTCAAGCGCATCGCCGGCCGCCGCATCTGCCGCAACGACAGCGCTCACGTCTTCCACGCCACGTACAACCCGCCGAAGACCGAGGGCGTCTGCGACGTCTGCGGCGGCGAGCTGTACCAGCGTGACGACGACACCGAGGAGACCGTGCGTACGCGTCTCGAGGTCTACCACACGCAGACCGAGCCGATCATCGACTACTACCGGTCCCAGGGACTGGTCGTGACGATCTCGGCGCTCGGAAAGGTCACCGAGGTGACCGACCGGGCCATGAAGGCCCTCGAGAAGTCCGAGGGCTGA
- the secY gene encoding preprotein translocase subunit SecY produces MLTAFARAFKTPDLRKKLLFTLGIIVLYRLGAHIPVPGVSYENVQICVDQASKGNNSLFGLVNMFSGGALLQITIFALGIMPYITASIILQLLTVVIPRLEALKKEGQSGTAKITQYTRYLTVALAILQGTGLVATARSGALFSGCPVADQIVPNQSIFTTVVMVITMTAGTAAVMWLGELITDRGIGNGMSILMFISIAASFPGALWAIKQSGKLADGWIEFITVILIGFVMVGLVVFVEQAQRRVPVQYAKRMIGRRSYGGTSTYIPLKVNQAGVIPVIFASSLLYIPALIVQFSNSTAGWATWIQNHFVKGDHPYYIATYFLLIVFFAFFYVAISFNPEEVADNMKKYGGFIPGIRAGRPTAEYLSYVLNRITWPGSLYLGLIALVPTMALAGFGGANQNFPFGGTSILIIVGVGLETVKQIESQLQQRNYEGFLR; encoded by the coding sequence GTGCTCACCGCGTTCGCCCGGGCGTTCAAGACGCCCGACCTGCGCAAGAAGCTGCTCTTCACGCTCGGCATCATCGTGCTCTACCGTCTCGGGGCGCACATTCCCGTACCGGGCGTGAGCTACGAAAACGTCCAGATTTGTGTTGATCAGGCCAGCAAGGGCAACAACAGCCTCTTCGGCCTGGTGAACATGTTCAGCGGTGGTGCACTGCTGCAGATCACGATCTTCGCGCTCGGAATCATGCCGTACATCACGGCCAGCATCATTCTTCAGCTGCTGACCGTCGTCATCCCCCGGCTCGAGGCCCTCAAGAAGGAGGGACAGTCGGGCACGGCCAAGATCACGCAGTACACGCGTTATCTCACCGTCGCGCTGGCGATCCTCCAGGGCACCGGACTGGTGGCAACCGCCCGTAGCGGCGCGCTGTTCAGCGGCTGCCCCGTGGCCGACCAGATCGTCCCGAACCAGTCGATCTTCACGACCGTCGTCATGGTGATCACCATGACCGCGGGAACCGCCGCCGTCATGTGGCTCGGTGAGCTCATCACGGACCGCGGCATCGGCAACGGCATGTCGATCCTCATGTTCATCTCGATCGCCGCCAGCTTCCCCGGCGCCCTGTGGGCCATCAAGCAGAGCGGCAAGCTGGCCGACGGCTGGATCGAGTTCATCACGGTCATCCTCATCGGCTTCGTGATGGTCGGGCTCGTCGTCTTCGTCGAGCAGGCTCAGCGCCGGGTCCCCGTGCAGTACGCGAAGCGCATGATCGGGCGGAGGTCGTACGGCGGTACGTCCACGTACATCCCGCTGAAGGTGAACCAGGCGGGTGTGATTCCCGTCATCTTCGCTTCTTCGCTGCTCTACATCCCTGCTCTAATCGTTCAGTTCTCCAACTCCACGGCGGGCTGGGCGACCTGGATCCAGAACCACTTCGTCAAGGGCGACCACCCGTACTACATCGCGACGTACTTCCTTCTGATCGTGTTCTTCGCCTTCTTCTACGTGGCGATCTCGTTCAACCCCGAGGAAGTCGCGGACAACATGAAGAAGTATGGTGGCTTCATCCCGGGTATCCGGGCAGGTCGACCTACTGCCGAGTATCTGAGCTACGTGCTCAACCGGATCACTTGGCCGGGCTCGCTGTACCTGGGCCTCATCGCTCTGGTGCCGACAATGGCGTTGGCAGGCTTCGGCGGTGCCAACCAGAACTTCCCGTTCGGCGGGACGAGCATCCTGATCATCGTGGGTGTGGGTCTGGAGACCGTGAAGCAGATCGAGAGTCAGCTCCAGCAGCGCAATTACGAAGGGTTCCTCCGCTGA
- the rplO gene encoding 50S ribosomal protein L15: MAENSPLKAHNLRPAPGAKTAKTRVGRGEASKGKTAGRGTKGTKARYQVPERFEGGQMPLHMRLPKLKGFKNPFRTEYQVVNLDKLATLYPEGGEVTVADLVAKGAVRNNHLVKVLGQGEISVALQVSVDAVSGSAKEKIAAAGGTVTELV, translated from the coding sequence ATGGCGGAGAACAGCCCGCTGAAGGCCCACAACCTCCGGCCTGCCCCGGGCGCCAAGACCGCCAAGACCCGTGTGGGTCGTGGTGAGGCGTCCAAGGGTAAGACCGCAGGCCGTGGTACCAAGGGTACGAAGGCTCGTTACCAGGTTCCGGAGCGCTTCGAGGGTGGCCAGATGCCCCTCCACATGCGTCTCCCGAAGCTCAAGGGCTTCAAGAACCCGTTCCGCACGGAGTACCAGGTCGTGAACCTGGACAAGCTCGCGACGCTCTACCCCGAGGGTGGAGAGGTCACGGTGGCCGACCTGGTCGCCAAGGGCGCCGTGCGTAACAACCACCTCGTCAAGGTCCTCGGACAGGGCGAGATCTCCGTGGCGCTGCAGGTTTCGGTTGACGCCGTTTCCGGCTCCGCCAAGGAGAAGATCGCCGCCGCCGGCGGCACCGTCACCGAACTCGTCTGA
- the rpmD gene encoding 50S ribosomal protein L30 produces MARLKITQTKSYIGSKQNHRDTLRSLGLKRLHDVVVKEDRPEFRGMVHTVRHLVTVEEVD; encoded by the coding sequence ATGGCTCGCCTCAAGATCACGCAGACGAAGTCGTACATCGGCAGCAAGCAGAACCACCGCGACACGCTGCGTTCGCTCGGGCTCAAGCGCCTGCACGACGTAGTCGTCAAGGAGGACCGCCCCGAGTTCCGCGGAATGGTTCACACCGTCCGCCACCTCGTGACGGTTGAGGAGGTTGACTGA
- the rpsE gene encoding 30S ribosomal protein S5: MAGPQRRGSGAGGGERRDRKGRDGGAAAEKTAYVERVVAINRVAKVVKGGRRFSFTALVVVGDGDGTVGVGYGKAKEVPAAIAKGVEEAKKSFFKVPRIQGTIPHPIQGEKAAGVVLLKPASPGTGVIAGGPVRAVLECAGVHDILSKSLGSSNPINIVHATVAALQGLQRPEEIAARRGLPLEDVAPAALLRARAGAGA; the protein is encoded by the coding sequence ATGGCTGGACCCCAGCGCCGCGGAAGCGGTGCCGGTGGCGGCGAGCGGCGGGACCGGAAGGGCCGTGACGGTGGCGCTGCCGCCGAGAAGACCGCGTACGTCGAGCGTGTCGTCGCGATCAACCGCGTCGCCAAGGTAGTGAAGGGTGGTCGTCGCTTCAGCTTCACCGCGCTGGTCGTGGTGGGCGATGGTGACGGCACCGTCGGTGTCGGATACGGCAAGGCCAAGGAAGTTCCCGCGGCCATCGCCAAGGGCGTCGAAGAGGCCAAGAAGAGCTTCTTCAAGGTCCCGCGTATCCAGGGCACCATCCCTCACCCGATCCAGGGCGAGAAGGCTGCGGGCGTCGTCCTGCTCAAGCCTGCTTCCCCCGGTACCGGTGTGATCGCCGGTGGCCCGGTGCGCGCGGTTCTCGAGTGCGCCGGCGTCCACGACATCCTGTCGAAGTCGCTCGGTTCTTCGAACCCGATCAACATCGTGCACGCGACCGTGGCGGCCCTCCAGGGCCTGCAGCGTCCCGAGGAGATCGCGGCCCGCCGCGGTCTGCCCCTCGAGGACGTCGCCCCCGCGGCTCTGCTCCGTGCGCGTGCGGGAGCGGGTGCGTAA
- the rplR gene encoding 50S ribosomal protein L18, with translation MAYGVKIAKGDAYKRAALKRRHIRVRKHISGSPERPRLVVTRSNRHMVAQVIDDIAGHTLASASTLDASIRGGEGDKSTLAKQVGALVAERAKAAGVEAVVFDRGGNQYAGRIAALADAAREAGLKF, from the coding sequence ATGGCATACGGTGTAAAGATCGCCAAGGGCGACGCCTACAAGCGTGCCGCCCTCAAGCGCCGCCACATCCGCGTGCGCAAGCACATCTCCGGTTCGCCGGAGCGGCCGCGCCTGGTTGTGACGCGTTCCAACCGCCACATGGTGGCTCAGGTCATCGACGACATCGCGGGCCACACGCTCGCGTCGGCGTCGACCCTGGACGCTTCCATCCGCGGCGGCGAGGGTGACAAGAGCACCCTGGCCAAGCAGGTCGGCGCACTTGTCGCCGAGCGCGCCAAGGCCGCAGGCGTCGAGGCCGTCGTGTTTGACCGCGGTGGTAACCAGTACGCCGGGCGGATTGCCGCTCTGGCTGACGCCGCCCGTGAAGCCGGGCTGAAGTTCTAA
- the rplF gene encoding 50S ribosomal protein L6 produces MSRIGKLPIQVPAGVDVTIDGRTVAVKGPKGSLSHTVAAPIEVTKGEDGVLNVVRPNDERQNKALHGLSRTLVANMITGVTAGYSKALEISGVGYRVQAKGSNLEFALGYSHPILIEAPEGITFKVESPTKFSVEGIDKQKVGEVSAKIRKLRKPDPYKAKGVKYAGEVIRRKVGKAGK; encoded by the coding sequence ATGTCGCGAATCGGCAAGCTCCCCATCCAGGTTCCCGCCGGTGTGGACGTCACCATCGATGGCCGCACGGTCGCGGTGAAGGGCCCCAAGGGTTCCCTCTCGCACACCGTCGCAGCGCCGATCGAGGTCACCAAGGGTGAGGACGGCGTGCTCAACGTCGTCCGCCCGAACGACGAGCGTCAGAACAAGGCCCTTCACGGCCTGTCCCGCACGCTGGTGGCGAACATGATCACCGGCGTGACCGCGGGATACAGCAAGGCGCTCGAGATCAGCGGTGTCGGTTACCGCGTCCAGGCGAAGGGCTCCAACCTGGAGTTCGCCCTGGGCTACAGCCACCCGATCCTCATCGAGGCCCCCGAGGGCATCACCTTCAAGGTCGAGTCGCCCACGAAGTTCAGTGTCGAGGGCATCGACAAGCAGAAGGTCGGCGAGGTCTCGGCGAAGATCCGCAAGCTGCGGAAGCCCGACCCGTACAAGGCCAAGGGCGTCAAGTACGCCGGCGAGGTTATCCGCCGCAAGGTCGGAAAGGCGGGTAAGTAA
- the rpsH gene encoding 30S ribosomal protein S8 — protein sequence MTMTDPIADMLTRLRNANSAYHDDVAMPHSKIKSHIAEILQQEGFITGWKVEDAEVGKSLVLELKFGPNRERSIAGIKRISKPGLRVYAKSTNLPKVLGGLGVAIISTSHGLLTGQQASKKGVGGEVLAYVW from the coding sequence ATGACCATGACTGATCCCATCGCAGACATGCTCACGCGTCTGCGTAACGCGAACTCGGCGTATCACGACGATGTCGCAATGCCGCACAGCAAGATCAAGTCGCACATCGCGGAGATCCTCCAGCAGGAGGGCTTCATCACCGGCTGGAAGGTCGAGGACGCCGAGGTCGGCAAGAGCCTCGTTCTCGAGCTGAAGTTCGGGCCGAACCGCGAGCGTTCGATTGCCGGCATCAAGCGCATTTCGAAGCCGGGTCTGCGTGTATACGCAAAGTCCACCAATCTGCCGAAGGTTCTGGGCGGCCTGGGCGTGGCGATCATCTCCACGTCCCACGGTCTCCTGACCGGCCAGCAGGCCAGCAAGAAGGGCGTAGGTGGGGAAGTCCTCGCCTACGTCTGGTAG
- a CDS encoding type Z 30S ribosomal protein S14 gives MAKKALIAKAARKPKFGVRGYTRCQRCGRPHSVYRKFGLCRVCLREMAHRGELPGVTKSSW, from the coding sequence GTGGCGAAGAAGGCTCTGATCGCTAAGGCCGCCCGTAAGCCGAAGTTCGGCGTGCGCGGGTACACCCGCTGCCAGCGCTGCGGCCGGCCCCACTCCGTTTACCGCAAGTTCGGCCTGTGCCGCGTGTGCCTTCGTGAGATGGCTCACCGTGGCGAGCTGCCGGGCGTGACCAAGAGCTCCTGGTAA